From the genome of Camarhynchus parvulus chromosome 8, STF_HiC, whole genome shotgun sequence, one region includes:
- the TADA1 gene encoding transcriptional adapter 1, producing the protein MATYVSELEAAKKSLSEALGENVKQYWANLKLWFKQKISKEEFDLEARRLLTQDNVHSHNDFLLAILTRCQILVSAPEGAGSLPWPGGSATKPGKPKGKKKISSVRQKFDHRFQPQNPLSGAQQFVAKDPQEDDDLKLCSHTMMLPTRGQLEGRMIVTAYEHGLDNVTEEAVTAVVYAVENHLKDILTSVISRRKAYRLRDGHFKYAFGSNVNPQPYLKNSVVAYNNLIECPPSSTTPSAGQSLAPPPAPDDAEQQAALLLACSGDTLPASLPPVNMYDLFEALQVHKEVIPAHTVYALNIERIVMKLWHPNHEELQQDKIHRQRLAMKEGLLLC; encoded by the exons ATGGCGACCTACGTGAGCGAGCTGGAGGCGGCCAAGAAGAGCCTGAGCGAGGCGCTGGGCGAGAACGTGAAGCA GTACTGGGCCAACCTGAAGCTCTGGTTCAAGCAGAAGATCAGCAAGGAAGAGTTTGACCTGGAAGCGCGCAGGCTTCTCACGCAAGACAATG TCCATTCTCACAATGATTTCCTCCTGGCTATTCTCACCCGATGCCAGATCTTGGTTTCTGCCCCAG AAGGTGCTGGATCTCTGCCATGGCCAGGTGGCTCTGCAACTAAACCTGGAAAAcccaaagggaagaaaaagatttCTTCGGTTCGCCAAAAGTTCGAT CACCGGTTCCAGCCTCAGAACCCACTGTCAGGAGCCCAGCAGTTTGTGGCAAAGGATCCCCAGGAGGATGATGATTTGAAGCTGTGCTCTCACACCATGATGCTCCCAACACGTGGCCAGCTGGAAGGAAGGATGATTGTCACTGCCTATGAGCACGGGCTGGACAATGTCACCGAGGAGGCAGTGACAGCTGTTGTGTATGCTGTGGag AACCACCTTAAGGACATCCTGACCTCTGTGATATCCAGGAGGAAAGCCTATCGTCTGAGGGATGGCCATTTCAAGTATGCCTTTGGAAGCAATGTCAACCCTCAGCCATATCTGAAGAACAGTGTCGTTGCTTATAACAACTTAATTGAGTG ccccccgagCAGCACGACACCCTCGGCAGGTCAGAGCCTGGCCCCTCCGCCCGCTCCTGATGatgctgagcagcaggcagccctgctcctggcctgctctggggacaccctgccagcatccctgcctCCAGTCAACATGTATGATCTCTTTGAGGCACTGCAG GTGCACAAGGAAGTGATCCCTGCACACACAGTCTATGCTCTAAACATTGAGAGGATTGTCATGAAGCTCTGGCACCCCAACCacgaggagctgcagcaggacaagatCCACCGGCAGCGCCTGGCCATGAAGGaggggctcctgctctgctag
- the PRDX6 gene encoding peroxiredoxin-6 translates to MPGLLLGDEAPNFEADTTQGRIRFHDFLGDSWGILFSHPRDFTPVCTTELGRAARLAPEFSKRNVKLIALSIDSVQDHLSWCKDINAYNGEQPGEKLPFPIIADKNRELAVKLGMLDPDEQDKDGMPLTARVVSVRFGPDKKLKLSILYPATTGRNFDEILRVVDSLQLTAYKKVATPVDWKPGDSVMVVPTLPDEEAKKLFPKGVFTKELPSGKKYLRYTPQPE, encoded by the exons AtgccggggctgctgctgggcgaTGAGGCGCCCAACTTCGAGGCGGACACCACGCAGGGTCGCATCCGCTTCCACGACTTCCTGGGAGACTC GTGGGGCATCCTGTTCTCCCACCCGCGGGACTTCACCCCCGTGTGCACCACGGAGCTGGGCCGGGCGGCCAGGCTGGCGCCTGAGTTCAGCAAGCGCAACGTGAAGCTGATCGCGCTCTCCATCGACAGCGTGCAGGACCACCTCTCCTGGTGCAAG GACATCAATGCCTACAACggggagcagcctggagagaagcTGCCCTTCCCCATCATTGCTGACAAGAACCGGGAGCTGGCTGTCAAGCTGGGCATGCTGGACCCGGACGAGCAGGACAAGGACGGGATGCCCCTGACGGCTCGTGTGGTGa gtgttCGTTTTGGCCCGGATAAGAAGCTGAAGCTCTCTATTCTGTACCCAGCCACCACTGGGAGAAACTTTGATGAGATCCTGAGAGTGGTGGActccctgcagctcacagcatACAAGAAGGTCGCTACCCCTGTGGACTGGaag CCCGGTGACAGCGTCATGGTCGTGCCCACCTTACCTGACGAGGAGGCCAAGAAGCTCTTCCCCAAAGGGGTCTTCACCAAGGAGCTGCCCTCGGGCAAGAAGTACCTGCGCTACACCCCGCAGCCAGAGTGA